The proteins below come from a single Ostrinia nubilalis chromosome Z, ilOstNubi1.1, whole genome shotgun sequence genomic window:
- the LOC135086589 gene encoding carcinine transporter-like, which yields MEEVNHGNKNGSKSEEEDSNEVDFDTFLSSAGEFGRYQWLLFFSTFPFYIFGGFTYFGQMFMTEAAPNHWCWIPELANLTVEERRNIAIPTDSNDRFGYSHCQAYVANWSEVLSTGQKPNSSWPVATCVNGWEFNTSEIPYPTISSEMGWVCDRSSYQATAQSFFFVGSIVGGFIVGWIADRFGRLPAATCANMIACVAGIGSTFSRNFIEFTVCRFFVGMGYDNCMMMTYLLALEYVAPKYRTLMANLPFALFFTLGLTILPWISLACGHWKAIGLATSVPLALSLLAPFIMPESPRWLLSKGRVEDTIDKVLSVGRINKKPIPSKMVEKFRLSATKKADNTGSASVLQLLKSSVLRKMFICICLVYMCLMIIFDVSARSVGQLQFDFFLSFTLVSLTELPSLLIVSFVLDYAGRKWMMIGVCLVCCMFSLFTPFLADGLISVLCAMVVRFTINIACNATMQWSAEVLPTPVRGSGSAIIHICGYVATVISPFIAYLQVVAYYLPLTICACVAILAILLALNLPETAKQDLPQTFEDTENMIKSQPFWDFPRRKKENKESSYVNRSFELD from the coding sequence ATGGAGGAGGTGAATCATGGAAATAAGAACGGGTCAAAATCTGAAGAAGAAGATAGCAATGAAGTCGATTTCGATACATTTTTGTCCAGCGCAGGAGAATTCGGTCGCTACCAATGGCTACTGTTTTTCTCTACGTTTCCCTTCTACATTTTTGGTGGCTTCACATATTTCGGCCAGATGTTTATGACTGAAGCTGCCCCAAATCATTGGTGTTGGATTCCAGAGCTTGCGAACCTGACTGTGGAAGAGCGAAGAAATATAGCAATCCCAACTGATTCAAATGACCGATTCGGATATTCCCATTGTCAAGCATACGTCGCGAACTGGAGTGAAGTTTTAAGTACTGGTCAGAAACCTAATTCTTCCTGGCCCGTGGCAACTTGTGTGAATGGTTGGGAATTCAATACATCTGAGATTCCCTATCCAACTATTTCAAGCGAGATGGGATGGGTATGTGACAGGAGCAGCTACCAAGCTACAGCGCAGTCATTCTTCTTCGTGGGATCAATTGTTGGGGGTTTCATAGTGGGATGGATTGCTGACCGTTTCGGACGGCTGCCGGCTGCGACTTGTGCCAATATGATTGCATGTGTTGCAGGTATTGGTAGTACCTTTTCAAGAAATTTCATTGAATTCACCGTTTGCCGCTTTTTTGTTGGCATGGGATATGACAACTGCATGATGATGACTTATCTCCTCGCCCTAGAGTATGTGGCTCCGAAATACCGTACATTGATGGCAAATTTGCCTTTCGCGCTGTTTTTCACATTGGGATTGACTATACTGCCATGGATTTCATTGGCTTGCGGACATTGGAAAGCTATAGGATTGGCAACTAGTGTCCCTTTGGCATTGTCTCTCCTTGCCCCATTTATAATGCCGGAAAGCCCGAGATGGTTATTGTCCAAAGGACGAGTGGAAGATACTATCGATAAAGTCCTTTCGGTTGgacgaataaataaaaaaccgatTCCGTCAAAAATGGTGGAAAAATTTAGATTATCAGCGACAAAAAAAGCAGACAATACTGGAAGTGCGAGTGTGTTGCAGTTGTTAAAGAGTTCAGTTTtaagaaaaatgtttatttgcatATGTTTGGTGTATATGTGCCTCATGATCATATTTGACGTATCAGCAAGAAGTGTGGGACAGTTACAATTTGACTTCTTTTTATCTTTCACTCTTGTTTCATTGACTGAGTTGCCGTCTTTGCTAATAGTTTCGTTTGTTTTGGATTACGCTGGTAGAAAGTGGATGATGATTGGCGTGTGCCTTGTATGCTGCATGTTTTCATTGTTTACACCATTTCTAGCTGATGGACTAATTTCTGTGTTATGCGCTATGGTAGTAAGGTTTACTATAAACATAGCATGTAACGCGACCATGCAGTGGTCTGCTGAGGTGCTTCCAACGCCAGTACGTGGTTCAGGATCAGCTATAATACATATATGTGGATACGTAGCCACAGTAATATCGCCCTTCATTGCATATCTTCAAGTTGTCGCGTACTATCTTCCTTTGACAATTTGTGCATGCGTTGCAATATTGGCCATACTCCTAGCACTCAACTTACCAGAGACAGCCAAGCAGGATCTGCCTCAAACATTTGAAGATACCGAAAATATGATCAAATCGCAGCCTTTCTGGGATTTTCCAcgtagaaagaaagaaaataaagaaagttCGTATGTCAATAGGTCATTCGAGCTTGACTAG